Proteins encoded by one window of Lepeophtheirus salmonis chromosome 3, UVic_Lsal_1.4, whole genome shotgun sequence:
- the LOC121115191 gene encoding uncharacterized protein: MRVAKFVLTIIIAIQIKDCYGSELAILNFIPRELKQWLDPNEYEDHEHRGWVERGRRDLSDFEDDRVTYTVYGEGSGNPCIFAQTDCTFSIEYRTQRRGVQMKIVEMPVSPNITGSCIMTGDSSMISMLWSVYNFSLIFTKNPEGNSYYLNRASLVFTQDEDIFPYSDYNGKVILETKSGKNYYFTPLGKSYYCQKGRDQGPLKMYNTDDEVMGNITLYNSRFQPFVKRAKGVWGEKVECLSREIQTLREDIVPYAVSMIYIMMSTCLIAAYGIYRYFFVKKQKYECYGMEPEEEEGGKYGGPNIAPEKHEMKIKGANRLVEEYDGAQKFQGIEEPQETEALTSFQEAQPSEPKESNPFKATKSSNPFN, from the exons ATGAGGGTTGCAAAATTTGTTCTGACCATAATAATTG cTATTCAAATTAAAGATTGCTATGGTTCAGAATTGGCAATCCTCAACTTTATTCCTCGGGAACTAAAACAATGGCTGGAC ccTAATGAATATGAGGATCACGAGCACAGAGGATGGGTCGAAAGAGGCCGACGTGATTTGAGTGACTTCGAAGATGATCGTGTTACCTATACAGTATACGGTGAAGGCTCAGGGAATCCATGCATTTTTGCACAAACAGATTGCACTTTTAGCATTGAATATAGAACTCAACGCCGAGGAGTTCAAATGAAGATTGTTGAAATGCCTGTTAGTCCTAATATTACAGGAAGCTGTATTATGACAGGGGATTCTTCAATGATTTCAATGCTTTGGTCTGTCTATAACTTCTCCTTAATTTTTACGAAGAACCCCGAAGGAAACTCCTATTATTTGAATCGCGCTTCCTTGGTATTCACACAGGATGAGGATATTTTTCCCTACTCTGACTATAACGGAAAAGTGATATTGGAAACAAAGTcggggaaaaattattattttacaccTCTGGGAAAATCTTATTACTGTCAAAAGGGACGTGATCAGGGGCCACTCAAAATGTATAACACCGATGATGAAGTTATGGGAAACATAACATTATACAACTCAAGGTTTCAACCATTTGTAAAGAGAGCTAAAGGAGTGTGGGGAGAGA AAGTAGAATGCTTGTCGAGAGAGATTCAAACCCTGCGTGAGGATATTGTCCCTTATGCAGTTAGcatgatatatattatgatgTCCACATGTCTTATTGCTGCCTATGggatatatagatattttttcgtAAAGAAACAGAAGTATGAATGCTACGGAATGGAgccagaagaagaagaaggggggAAATATGGAGGCCCTAACATTGCTCCTGAGAAGCATGAAATGAAAATTAAGGGAGCTAATCGTCTCGTCGAAGAATATGACGGAGCTCAGAAATTTCAAGGAATTGAAGAACCTCAAGAAACTGAGGCTTTGACTTCATTCCAAGAGGCTCAACCCAGTGAGCCAAAGGAAAGCAATCCATTTAAGGCGACAAAGTCTTCCAATCCATTTAATTAA